In Desulfuromonadaceae bacterium, a single window of DNA contains:
- a CDS encoding polyprenyl synthetase family protein, with protein MQTVMALIRDDLEQVEAQFKKDLDSQVSLIRKVGEYVLSSGGKRVRPMLLLLSARLAGYQGSAHVSLAGVIEFIHTATLLHDDVVDSAVLRRGNESANTVWGNQASVLVGDFLLGRSFSVMVENGDLDVLRVVSEASTQMAEGEMLQLIGSCDIDMDETRYLDVIRNKTAALIAAACRCGAILGRLDAAYEEALSRFGMDLGIAFQMMDDALDYVADEEDFGKTRGHDLAEGKMTLPLIHTLQNCSSAERERVEEIIERGELSPQELAEVCALIASYRGIDYTRQRAREQIDSAKGRLAPFGNNVAKDALFRLADYVVERTR; from the coding sequence ATGCAAACAGTCATGGCACTGATTCGTGACGATCTGGAACAGGTCGAAGCGCAATTTAAAAAAGATCTCGATTCACAGGTATCCCTGATTCGCAAAGTCGGCGAATATGTATTGTCGAGTGGTGGCAAGCGTGTTCGGCCAATGCTGTTGTTGCTGAGTGCCCGTCTGGCCGGTTATCAAGGTTCTGCGCATGTCAGCCTGGCGGGGGTTATCGAATTCATTCATACTGCGACCCTGTTGCATGACGATGTGGTCGACAGCGCGGTCCTGCGCCGTGGCAATGAATCCGCCAACACTGTCTGGGGGAATCAGGCCTCGGTGCTGGTCGGCGATTTTCTTTTGGGCCGTTCTTTTTCGGTGATGGTGGAGAATGGTGATCTGGATGTGTTGCGGGTTGTTTCCGAAGCCTCGACGCAGATGGCGGAAGGGGAGATGCTGCAACTGATCGGCTCTTGCGATATCGATATGGACGAGACGCGTTATCTTGATGTGATTCGCAATAAAACCGCCGCGTTGATTGCTGCGGCCTGTCGTTGCGGTGCGATTCTCGGGCGTCTTGATGCAGCGTATGAAGAGGCGCTCTCAAGGTTCGGCATGGATCTCGGTATCGCTTTTCAGATGATGGACGATGCGCTTGATTATGTCGCTGACGAAGAGGATTTCGGCAAGACCCGTGGCCACGATCTTGCCGAAGGAAAGATGACCCTGCCACTTATTCATACGCTTCAGAACTGTTCTTCCGCCGAACGAGAGCGGGTCGAGGAGATTATTGAGCGTGGTGAACTGTCCCCGCAAGAGTTGGCGGAAGTATGTGCTCTGATTGCCAGTTACCGCGGGATTGATTATACGCGGCAGCGCGCGCGCGAGCAGATTGATTCTGCCAAAGGCCGCTTGGCACCATTTGGCAATAATGTGGCGAAAGACGCGCTGTTTCGTCTGGCCGATTATGTGGTGGAGCGCACCCGATAA